DNA sequence from the Desulfovibrio sp. genome:
CAAAGCCATCATGGGCACCACGGTGCACAAAAAACTGGGCAACGTTTCCACCAAGCTGGCCATCGCCTTTCTTGTAGGCTCCGGCGCGGGAACAGTCATTGGCGGCGCGATCAACAAAGGGTTGTACAACGCTGACCCGCTGCTTTCCGAACTGTTCATCAGCACCATTTACGCCGTGCTGCTGGGCTTTCTTGGTTTCTATGCCCTGTTTGACTTTTTGAAAAGCTCCCGCGGCGGCGCCGCGGCGAATCAGGACGCGCACGGCGGCAGCGCCGGTATGACAGGCGTGGCCCTGAAGCTTCAGGCTCTGGCCGTGCCGCCCATGATCACCTTTGACGAAGACCTCATTCCTGGCGGCCGCCGGATCTCCGGCTGGATCGTTGCCGCGGGCGGCGTTATCGTGGGCATGCTGGCCGCCATCATGGGCGTGGGCGGCGGTTTCGTCACCTTCCCCATGTTCGTGTACATCTTCGGCGTGTCGTCCATGACCACCGTTGGCACCGACATTCTGCAGATCATCTTTACCGCTGGTTTTGCCTCCATCGGCCAGTACGCCATTTACGGCTACGTGTTCTACACGCTGGCTGTGGGCATGCTGCTTGGTTCGCTGCTGGGCATCCAGGTGGGCGCTCTGACCACCAAGGTGGTCAAGGGCATCCACATTCGCGGTTTTTACGCCATCTCC
Encoded proteins:
- a CDS encoding sulfite exporter TauE/SafE family protein, which translates into the protein MSFGRQVYEFLLSSSQAYAKWDLEVSTSILKSRKKLLILLALAVPILAGCLAEAYEYHEMLGGKTAYAPAFYTNTIFLASIAVGLAAGLITGCIGAGGGFIITPALMAAGVKGILAVGTDLFHIFAKAIMGTTVHKKLGNVSTKLAIAFLVGSGAGTVIGGAINKGLYNADPLLSELFISTIYAVLLGFLGFYALFDFLKSSRGGAAANQDAHGGSAGMTGVALKLQALAVPPMITFDEDLIPGGRRISGWIVAAGGVIVGMLAAIMGVGGGFVTFPMFVYIFGVSSMTTVGTDILQIIFTAGFASIGQYAIYGYVFYTLAVGMLLGSLLGIQVGALTTKVVKGIHIRGFYAISIIAGFINRAATLPKKLVELEVLNWSPSVVGIIEDVGNVVFWVVVAFFGIWVFSKFFFNLGKLRGEA